A window of the Tripterygium wilfordii isolate XIE 37 chromosome 12, ASM1340144v1, whole genome shotgun sequence genome harbors these coding sequences:
- the LOC120010242 gene encoding pentatricopeptide repeat-containing protein At1g53600, mitochondrial, producing MRRAVLVNKRLALLKSSVTLKYSNLSGHILSKPEKTRKATDKFLVFCNYQITKNGRSGDIKESESIFNRMSHKNTISWTAMLTAYYQNGKISEARKVFDEMPERSVASYNAMITAYVQNRCMIEEAFELFDKMPERNAVSYAVMITGFVRARLFGKAEEVYDETPVKCRDPVCSNTLLNGYLKEGRLEEAVRIFKGMGERDVVSWSSMVDGYCKDGRIIDARELFDRMPEKNVVTWTAMINGYMKIGKFDDGFGLFLSMRRETVLAVNATTMTTLSEACGSFDRYLEGIQMHGLVSRMGFEFDVYLGNSIITMYSRFGCIDAANMIFHMMSKKDLVSWNSLIAGHVQHGEIEEAYEIFQKAPEKDSFSWTTMITGFSRKRNTGKSIQLFRMMPERDDVAWTALISGFVNNEEYEEAFDMFIEMLQKAVKPNPLTLSSILSASADLATLNQGLQIHALVVKMDMENDLSIQNSLVSMYSKCGDVNAAYRIFTDIRMQNIISFNSMITGFSQNGYGEEALKLFKKMQNKGQEPNQITFLGVLSACSHVGLVEDGWKYFKLMKSLYDIEPVPDHYACMVDLFGRAGMLEEANDLINSMPFEPGPGVWGALLGAARTHSHLDLAKLAAEHIITLEPNSATPYVVLSNLYNMAGEKYKEDQVRMMQNSKRIRKSPGCSWIIVKDEVHLFLAGDQFHANFEDVKTPLWTMAMEMRELDFHGQHYHLFL from the coding sequence ATGCGAAGAGCTGTTCTAGTCAATAAGCGCCTCGCTCTCTTGAAGTCGTCTGTTACACTTAAGTACTCGAATCTCTCTGGTCATATCCTCTCCAAGCCCGAAAAAACTCGCAAAGCAACTGACAAATTCCTTGTATTCTGCAATTACCAGATCACAAAGAATGGAAGAAGCGGTGACATTAAGGAATCGGAGTCAATATTCAATCGCATGTCTCACAAGAATACCATTTCGTGGACTGCCATGCTAACTGCGTATTACCAGAATGGCAAGATTTCGGAAGCACGTaaggtgttcgatgaaatgcctGAGCGAAGCGTTGCTTCATACAATGCCATGATTACAGCTTATGTACAGAACAGATGTATGATAGAAGAGGCTTTTGAGTTGTTTGATAAGATGCCTGAGCGAAATGCCGTGTCTTATGCGGTCATGATCACGGGGTTTGTTCGGGCAAGATTGTTTGGGAAGGCAGAGGAGGTGTATGATGAAACACCGGTGAAGTGTCGAGACCCAGTTTGTTCGAATACTTTACTAAACGGGTATTTGAAAGAGGGAAGATTGGAAGAAGCGGTTCGGATTTTTAAGGGAATGGGAGAGAGAGATGTGGTTTCTTGGAGCTCTATGGTTGATGGGTACTGCAAGGATGGGAGGATCATAGATGCTAGAGAATTATTTGACAGGATGCCTGAGAAGAATGTGGTTACTTGGACAGCGATGATTAATGGGTATATGAAGATAGGAAAATTTGACGATGGGTTTGGTTTGTTCCTGAGTATGAGAAGGGAAACAGTTCTGGCAGTCAATGCTACAACAATGACTACTCTTTCTGAAGCCTGTGGCAGCTTTGACAGATATCTAGAGGGCATTCAGATGCATGGCTTGGTTTCCCGCATGGGGTTCGAATTTGATGTTTACTTAGGCAACTCAATCATAACTATGTATTCTAGATTCGGTTGTATAGATGCAGCTAACATGATCTTTCATATGATGAGCAAGAAAGACCTGGTTTCTTGGAATTCCTTGATTGCTGGTCATGTTCAGCATGGTGAAATTGAGGAAGCTTATGAAATTTTTCAAAAGGCACCAGAAAAGGATTCTTTTTCTTGGACAACCATGATCACAGGTTTTTCTAGAAAACGGAATACTGGGAAATCCATCCAATTGTTTAGAATGATGCCTGAAAGAGATGATGTTGCTTGGACTGCTCTAATTTCAGGGTTTGTGAATAATGAAGAGTACGAGGAGGCTTTTGATATGTTTATTGAGATGCTCCAGAAAGCAGTAAAGCCAAACCCCCTTACTTTGAGCAGTATACTCAGTGCTTCAGCTGACTTGGCAACCCTAAATCAAGGGTTGCAGATCCATGCTCTTGTGGTGAAGATGGACATGGAAAACGATTTGTCTATTCAAAATTCATTAGTTTCAATGTATTCGAAATGTGGAGATGTGAATGCTGCCTATCGAATCTTTACAGATATCAGAATGCAAAATATAATATCTTTTAACTCAATGATCACTGGGTTTTCCCAGAATGGCTATGGAGAAGAAGCTCTTAAATTATTTAAGAAAATGCAGAACAAAGGCCAGGAGCCAAACCAGATAACCTTTCTAGGAGTTCTATCAGCTTGCAGTCATGTAGGGCTGGTAGAAGATGGATGGAAATATTTCAAATTGATGAAATCTTTATATGATATTGAACCAGTGCCTGATCACTATGCATGCATGGTTGATCTCTTTGGTCGAGCAGGAATGCTGGAAGAAGCAAATGATTTGATCAACTCAATGCCTTTTGAACCTGGGCCTGGGGTTTGGGGAGCTCTTCTTGGGGCAGCCAGAACTCACTCACATCTTGATCTTGCTAAGCTTGCAGCTGAACACATTATTACGTTGGAGCCTAATAGTGCAACCCCATATGTAGTCTTGTCTAATTTATATAACATGGCAGGGGAAAAGTATAAAGAAGACCAAGTAAGAATGATGCAGAACTCAAAGAGGATAAGAAAAAGTCCAGGTTGCAGTTGGATTATAGTGAAAGATGAGGTTCATTTGTTTCTTGCAGGGGACCAATTTCATGCAAACTTTGAGGACGTGAAAACTCCACTATGGACAATGGCAATGGAGATGAGAGAGTTGGACTTTCATGGACAACATTACCACCTATTTTTGTGA
- the LOC120010324 gene encoding tRNA N(3)-methylcytidine methyltransferase METTL6 produces MSRAAAAAVAAEYHSKDFQWETLKHEIESDPSLQYHLLPFISPIPQQQQRQQQEAEEDAQAWKLFHIRHSTGRFFKERRYLLKEFPELVSRGELSTLLEVGCGNGSTVLPILRGNKEIIVYACDCSDEALEKANKEIVDGTDAASFKHRFHPFHCDFSLHGFPKWLACDSCQKSFLPKQYNSFSDVESENEVLVNASHSWKESGCCIGGVDFVTMIFTLSAVSPHRMPTAITECFSVLNPGGLLLFRDYGLYDMTMLRFEPHKRVGFREYMRSDGTRSYFFCLETVRDLFLHAGFIELELEYCCVNSENRRNSKSVRRVWVHGKFQKPV; encoded by the exons ATGAGcagagcagcagcagcagccgtGGCGGCAGAGTATCATTCGAAGGACTTCCAATGGGAGACCTTGAAACACGAAATCGAAAGCGATCCCTCCCTCCAATACCACCTCCTCCCGTTCATTTCTCCCATTCCTCAACAACAACAGCGACAACAACAAGAAGCTGAAGAAGACGCGCAAGCATGGAAGCTATTTCACATTCGCCACTCCACTGGAAGGTTCTTCAAG GAGAGGCGGTACTTGTTGAAGGAATTTCCTGAACTGGTTTCTCGCGGAGAGCTTTCTACGCTTCTGGAGGTGGGTTGCGGCAATGGCAGTACGGTTCTTCCAATACTGCG TGGCAACAAGGAAATCATTGTATATGCATGTGATTGTAGCGATGAGGCTCTTGAAAAGGCTAATAAAGAGATTGTAGATGGTACTGATGCGGCCTCTTTTAAGCATCGATTCCACCCATTCCATTGCGATTTTTCGTTGCATGGGTTTCCAAAGTGGTTGGCATGTGATTCTTGCCAGAAATCATTTTTGCCTAAGCAATAcaatagcttttcag ATGTTGAAAGTGAAAATGAAGTCCTTGTAAATGCTTCGCATTCGTGGAAAGAAAGTGGATGTTGCATTGGTGGAGTGGACTTTGTTACTATG ATTTTCACATTGTCGGCTGTATCACCCCATAGGATGCCAACAGCTATAACAGAGTGCTTTTCTGTCTTGAATCCTGGTGGTCTCCTCTTATTTAGGGATTATG GCCTCTATGACATGACCATGCTGCGGTTCGAGCCACACAAACGGGTGGGATTTAGGGAGTACATGAGATCGGATGGAACACGCTCTTATTTTTTCTGTTTAGAAACTGTCAGGGATCTCTTTCTGCATGCTGGCTTCATTGAG CTTGAGCTAGAATACTGCTGTGTTAATTCAGAGAATCGCAGAAATTCAAAGAGCGTGCGCAGGGTGTGGGTTCACGGAAAGTTTCAGAAGCCTGTATGA